In a single window of the candidate division WWE3 bacterium genome:
- a CDS encoding AAA family ATPase: MVICQRCGQRPAVVQTTQLINNQQVLVSLCQQCFDEMQQQTQSVTSVLNKYGRDLTKLAAEDKLDPVIGRKDEIERVIHILSRRTKNNPVLIGDPGVGKTAIVEGLAQRIASGQIPETLQGKKVVSLDLAALLAGTGHRGQFEERLKDVINEVIRAQGQVILFVDELHTVVGAGAAEGAMDAANILKPALARGELQLVGATTLDEYRKRIEKDAALERRFQPIVVPEPSMEETFEILKGLRERYERHHKVKITDEALLAAASLSDRYISDRFLPDKAIDLVDEACAQVRISQIKEPENLKTVEKELVVAKEAHDSLQIAKLEKVRQELVDLWTRTKLEDIPSVVKRDIARVVSRSTGIPVEELSLEEKARLLHLEERIHEHIVDQQEAVQVVSEAIRRGRAGLKNPKRPIGSFLFLGPTGVGKTELAKALALVLYGSPDMMVRLDMSEYMEKHTVSKMVGAPPGYIGFEEGGQLTEIVRRKPFSIILLDEIEKAHPDVFNMLLQIMEDGRLTDAHGRLVSFKNVILIMTSNVGSELIYANTIGFGNSDTKKSEDPSEKIKSQLFDILRQNFKPEFLNRLDEVVVFKSLSREDVRKIVDMEVLKLAEILKEQKIEISIDLAARDWLAKEGYDPTFGARPLRRLIQKEVENEISSLIIKDEVSDGSLVTVTVAKNKLVIKGTPAEAAVAVSQSQGSKIS, from the coding sequence ATGGTGATATGTCAAAGGTGTGGGCAGCGGCCTGCCGTCGTTCAAACAACTCAATTAATTAATAATCAACAGGTTCTGGTGAGCCTGTGTCAACAGTGCTTTGATGAAATGCAGCAGCAAACTCAAAGTGTCACCTCCGTCCTCAACAAGTATGGCAGGGACCTAACTAAACTGGCCGCCGAAGATAAATTAGATCCGGTCATTGGCCGTAAAGACGAAATCGAACGAGTCATCCACATTCTGTCTCGTCGCACTAAAAATAACCCGGTCCTAATTGGTGACCCCGGCGTTGGTAAAACGGCGATTGTGGAAGGCCTGGCGCAACGGATCGCTTCCGGTCAAATTCCGGAAACTCTGCAGGGTAAAAAAGTCGTCTCCCTCGACCTGGCAGCGCTTCTAGCTGGGACCGGTCATCGGGGTCAATTCGAAGAACGTCTTAAAGATGTTATTAATGAGGTGATTCGGGCTCAAGGCCAAGTTATCCTCTTCGTTGACGAACTACACACCGTTGTTGGAGCTGGGGCGGCCGAAGGAGCCATGGACGCTGCCAATATCCTTAAACCGGCTTTAGCGCGAGGAGAGCTGCAGTTAGTCGGCGCGACCACTCTTGATGAGTATCGGAAGAGAATAGAGAAAGACGCCGCTTTAGAGCGTCGCTTCCAACCAATCGTTGTTCCAGAGCCTTCTATGGAGGAAACTTTCGAGATTTTAAAAGGTCTTCGGGAACGTTACGAGCGACATCACAAAGTTAAAATTACTGACGAGGCCTTACTGGCGGCCGCGTCGCTTTCCGACCGTTATATTTCCGATCGTTTTCTACCGGATAAAGCGATTGATTTGGTTGATGAGGCCTGCGCGCAAGTGCGGATTTCTCAAATTAAAGAGCCCGAAAATTTAAAGACTGTCGAAAAAGAATTGGTGGTGGCCAAAGAGGCTCATGACTCATTGCAGATTGCTAAATTGGAGAAAGTTCGTCAAGAATTAGTCGATTTATGGACCCGTACTAAACTGGAAGATATTCCCTCAGTCGTGAAGCGAGATATTGCCCGCGTCGTTTCGCGATCTACCGGCATTCCGGTCGAAGAACTGTCACTGGAAGAAAAAGCCCGTCTACTTCATTTGGAAGAGCGGATTCACGAACACATTGTCGATCAACAGGAAGCCGTCCAAGTCGTCAGCGAAGCCATTCGTCGCGGCCGAGCCGGCCTTAAAAATCCCAAGCGGCCAATCGGGTCATTTCTGTTCCTTGGTCCCACCGGAGTAGGGAAGACAGAACTCGCCAAGGCTCTGGCTTTAGTCCTCTATGGCAGCCCAGACATGATGGTGAGACTCGACATGAGCGAGTACATGGAAAAGCATACAGTTAGCAAAATGGTGGGAGCGCCGCCCGGCTACATTGGCTTTGAAGAGGGGGGCCAGCTCACCGAAATCGTGCGTCGCAAGCCGTTTTCTATTATTTTGCTGGACGAAATCGAAAAGGCTCATCCTGACGTTTTTAACATGTTGCTACAAATTATGGAGGACGGCAGGCTTACGGATGCTCACGGTCGCCTGGTTAGCTTTAAGAATGTTATTTTAATCATGACGTCAAACGTTGGCAGCGAATTAATTTATGCCAACACAATTGGTTTTGGGAACAGTGATACTAAAAAGTCGGAAGATCCGTCCGAAAAAATTAAATCACAACTGTTTGATATTTTACGGCAAAACTTTAAGCCGGAGTTTTTAAACAGACTTGACGAAGTCGTTGTCTTTAAATCGCTGAGCCGTGAGGACGTTCGCAAAATCGTCGACATGGAGGTTTTAAAACTAGCCGAGATTCTTAAAGAACAGAAGATCGAGATCAGTATAGACTTAGCCGCTCGGGATTGGTTAGCGAAAGAGGGTTATGATCCCACCTTTGGGGCCAGGCCTCTGCGTCGCCTGATTCAAAAAGAAGTAGAAAATGAAATAAGCAGTTTAATTATTAAAGACGAGGTTAGTGATGGTAGTCTCGTAACCGTCACTGTTGCCAAAAATAAGCTGGTTATTAAAGGCACGCCGGCGGAAGCCGCCGTTGCTGTTTCCCAGTCCCAGGGCTCTAAAATTAGCTAA
- the rplS gene encoding 50S ribosomal protein L19, whose product MTDFRPGDTIKVFYKVTENGKARIQPFEGVCIARHGMGVSKTFMVRKIATGGIGVERIFPDFSPNISKIEVTKQGDSRRAKLYYLRNRLGKAATRVKTLKSSAPKSKVGATIDETEVSA is encoded by the coding sequence ATGACTGATTTTCGTCCCGGCGACACAATTAAAGTCTTCTATAAAGTCACTGAAAACGGCAAGGCCCGGATTCAGCCTTTTGAAGGTGTCTGCATTGCGCGCCATGGGATGGGCGTTTCCAAGACTTTCATGGTCCGCAAAATCGCTACCGGCGGCATTGGGGTGGAACGAATTTTCCCGGACTTTTCTCCTAATATTAGTAAAATCGAAGTTACCAAACAAGGCGATTCGCGCCGAGCGAAACTCTATTATCTTCGTAATCGTTTAGGTAAGGCCGCTACTCGGGTTAAAACCCTCAAATCCTCCGCGCCTAAATCTAAAGTTGGCGCTACTATAGACGAAACTGAAGTTAGCGCTTAG
- a CDS encoding YraN family protein, whose protein sequence is MSGNHNQEVGRAGETAACEYLSKRGYQIVERNFNDIQWGELDIIAIKDKTLIFVEVKSRLSNQYGNPEEAVTKHKLSSLKRTANFYVMKHPYYPTLLRIDVVAVILDHKTLTPLSFDLFIDATT, encoded by the coding sequence ATGTCCGGAAATCATAATCAAGAGGTTGGCAGAGCCGGTGAAACGGCCGCCTGTGAATATTTGTCAAAGAGGGGTTATCAAATTGTGGAGCGTAATTTTAACGATATTCAATGGGGAGAGCTCGACATTATCGCCATCAAAGATAAAACCTTAATTTTCGTGGAGGTTAAAAGTCGGTTATCAAATCAATACGGCAACCCTGAAGAAGCTGTTACTAAGCATAAACTTTCCTCACTTAAAAGAACTGCCAATTTCTACGTTATGAAGCATCCTTATTATCCCACTCTCCTCCGCATTGACGTCGTGGCGGTCATTTTAGACCATAAAACCCTTACGCCTCTAAGCTTCGACCTATTTATTGACGCAACAACTTAA
- the dinD gene encoding DNA damage-inducible protein D: MTVNNVFEKIKKINEHDQEYWSARDLYKLLGYTEYGKFLPAIERAKEACKNSGQKASDHFAQVSDMINIASGTKKEAKREIQNYDLSRYACYLIAQNGDPRKEEIALAQTYFAIQARRQELNENLIEDNKRLFLRGELKVHNIELAKAATAAGVVNHANFQDFGYMGLYGGMRQKNIHAQKKLTKNQSILDHMGSEELAANLFRATQAEAKLKRENIFGQSKANQAHYDVGKKVRQTIKELGGTMPEKLATPENIKVTTKRLKKPSKKSFLK; this comes from the coding sequence ATGACGGTTAATAATGTCTTCGAAAAAATTAAGAAAATCAATGAACACGATCAAGAGTACTGGAGTGCCCGGGATCTGTACAAATTACTAGGTTACACGGAGTATGGTAAGTTTCTACCAGCTATCGAAAGAGCGAAAGAAGCTTGCAAAAACAGCGGCCAGAAGGCCTCGGATCATTTCGCTCAGGTGAGCGATATGATAAATATCGCGTCAGGAACGAAAAAAGAGGCTAAAAGGGAGATCCAAAACTACGATTTATCGCGTTACGCTTGTTATTTAATTGCTCAAAATGGTGATCCCCGTAAGGAAGAAATCGCTTTGGCCCAAACTTATTTTGCCATTCAAGCTAGACGGCAAGAGTTGAATGAGAATCTAATTGAGGATAATAAACGACTGTTTCTAAGAGGCGAACTAAAAGTTCACAATATAGAACTAGCCAAAGCCGCTACAGCGGCCGGAGTAGTTAATCACGCTAATTTCCAGGATTTTGGTTACATGGGCTTATATGGCGGAATGCGTCAGAAAAACATTCACGCCCAGAAGAAACTTACGAAGAACCAATCGATTTTAGATCATATGGGTAGTGAGGAATTAGCGGCGAACCTTTTTAGAGCGACGCAGGCTGAAGCTAAATTAAAACGCGAAAATATCTTTGGTCAAAGTAAGGCCAATCAAGCGCATTATGACGTTGGAAAAAAAGTGCGACAGACAATAAAAGAACTCGGCGGCACGATGCCGGAGAAATTGGCAACACCGGAAAATATTAAAGTCACCACAAAGCGCCTTAAAAAACCTTCCAAAAAATCATTTCTGAAGTAA
- a CDS encoding inorganic diphosphatase, translating into MNPLHALDTFDLEGNLNMLVEIPQGTFNKYEFVTEAGIIKLDRVLYEMLPYPTEYGLIPKTYDDDNDLLDVMCLLTYPTFPGCLIATRPIGIMYMNDGGERDDKILAVPADDFRFKHYKDLDDVAQIRLDEIQFFWENYKTLQFKHKNTPERRVIVERWGDAIEAREVIEKCRLTYHANFTD; encoded by the coding sequence ATGAACCCCCTGCATGCCTTGGATACTTTTGACCTTGAGGGCAATTTAAACATGCTAGTCGAAATTCCCCAAGGCACGTTTAATAAATACGAATTTGTGACCGAAGCCGGAATTATTAAGCTCGACCGAGTCCTGTACGAAATGCTACCTTACCCCACCGAGTACGGCTTAATTCCTAAAACTTACGACGACGATAACGATTTGCTGGATGTAATGTGCCTTTTGACATATCCAACCTTCCCAGGGTGTTTAATTGCGACGAGACCGATTGGTATAATGTACATGAACGACGGCGGCGAGCGGGACGACAAGATTTTGGCGGTCCCAGCCGACGATTTTCGCTTTAAGCACTATAAGGACTTAGATGACGTGGCCCAAATTCGCTTGGATGAAATTCAATTCTTTTGGGAAAATTATAAAACACTGCAATTTAAACACAAAAATACTCCCGAACGCCGAGTAATTGTAGAGCGCTGGGGGGATGCCATAGAAGCCCGTGAGGTCATCGAAAAGTGCCGCCTAACCTATCACGCTAACTTCACTGATTAA
- a CDS encoding Nramp family divalent metal transporter has product MKLKNILKILGPGIITGAADDDPSGIATYSQAGAMFGYKTLWLAFFSMPLMAAIQEMCARIGLVTGTGLAGVIKKHYSKKLLLIAVMTLTTTNVINIGADLGAMASSLRLIIPIPFAVLIVAFMLGSVLLQIFVPYKTYSKYLKILIFSLLAYVVTALIVKQDWLQVIKNTLLPTILLNKNYVMAIVAFLGTTISPYLFFWQASEEIEEEISSKRIRGFNLPPHKLQTVDLKAMRRDTIIGMIFSNLMTFFIILTAAATLGRVGLTNIATASQAAEALRPLGGNLTFLLFVFGIVGTGLLAIPILAGSASYAISETFGWKEGLSKTLRQAPGFYLVIALATIFGIIVNFTPIAPFTLLYYSAVVNGLTAPLLMVIILSIANNKAVMGARTNSKFSNFLGISATLIMTAAAVALLLFSLK; this is encoded by the coding sequence ATGAAATTAAAAAATATTCTTAAAATCTTAGGGCCAGGAATTATTACCGGCGCCGCCGACGATGACCCCTCGGGTATTGCCACCTACTCCCAAGCCGGAGCGATGTTCGGCTATAAAACTTTGTGGTTGGCATTTTTTAGTATGCCACTCATGGCCGCAATTCAAGAAATGTGCGCTCGAATTGGGTTAGTGACGGGGACCGGTCTCGCTGGTGTTATTAAGAAACATTACTCTAAAAAGTTACTTTTGATTGCAGTAATGACTTTGACTACCACCAACGTCATTAATATCGGCGCTGACTTGGGAGCGATGGCGTCTTCTCTCAGATTAATAATACCGATTCCGTTCGCTGTCTTAATCGTCGCCTTTATGCTTGGCTCCGTACTGCTTCAAATTTTCGTGCCTTACAAAACTTATTCTAAATATTTAAAAATTCTAATATTTAGTTTGCTGGCCTATGTCGTAACGGCGTTGATAGTCAAGCAAGATTGGCTCCAAGTTATCAAAAATACTCTGCTGCCAACTATTTTATTAAATAAAAATTACGTGATGGCGATTGTGGCTTTTCTGGGGACGACCATCTCACCCTATTTATTTTTCTGGCAAGCTAGCGAGGAAATTGAAGAGGAAATAAGCAGTAAAAGGATTCGCGGTTTTAATCTCCCGCCCCATAAATTGCAAACAGTTGATCTAAAAGCCATGCGTCGCGACACTATTATAGGCATGATCTTTTCCAACCTGATGACTTTCTTTATCATCTTAACCGCGGCGGCAACACTTGGTCGCGTCGGGCTAACTAACATCGCGACCGCTTCTCAAGCGGCCGAAGCACTGCGCCCCTTGGGAGGTAACCTGACGTTCTTGCTTTTCGTGTTTGGAATTGTAGGAACTGGATTATTAGCAATACCGATTTTAGCTGGCAGCGCTTCCTATGCCATTTCGGAGACTTTTGGTTGGAAAGAAGGTCTTTCTAAAACGCTGCGACAGGCCCCGGGATTTTATTTAGTAATCGCTCTGGCAACAATCTTTGGAATCATCGTCAATTTTACTCCCATCGCCCCATTTACGCTGCTCTATTATTCCGCGGTAGTAAACGGTTTAACGGCTCCGCTCCTCATGGTCATTATCCTCTCAATCGCTAATAACAAAGCAGTGATGGGGGCACGAACCAACTCTAAATTCTCAAATTTCTTAGGTATCAGCGCGACGCTAATTATGACCGCCGCCGCTGTTGCTTTACTACTGTTTAGTTTAAAATGA
- a CDS encoding peptidoglycan bridge formation glycyltransferase FemA/FemB family protein, which yields MPDYRQSKEYSCYFENSGWVVEKVKETVILIKRIPLIGSVIKIQRCTHVPFAEIEKISRREKALYVIVEAAISIKEDAYAKLETDFKKNHYQNLRRALCPSKTSYINLTKTEEEILASFDETAKKSIKRNQAQKITIKITESLAEIYPLLQDTGKISNFFVQPLKDWQKQWGGFGEKAQVILAYKNNELLGGNMSLITPPQAFGLFLPSTATGRTYNIATTLLWEGLKLAKKNGCTTFDLDGIYDDRSHSPKKWLGLTAFKRKFRGQEIEFIRAKIKIYAWFFKPLGWFGLV from the coding sequence GTGCCCGATTATCGTCAATCAAAAGAATACAGTTGTTATTTTGAAAACAGCGGTTGGGTAGTGGAAAAGGTTAAAGAGACGGTTATTTTAATTAAGCGAATTCCGCTCATTGGAAGTGTTATTAAAATTCAACGTTGCACCCATGTTCCCTTTGCAGAAATAGAAAAAATTTCACGACGCGAAAAAGCATTATATGTGATCGTTGAAGCCGCAATTTCTATAAAAGAAGATGCGTATGCGAAGCTTGAAACCGACTTTAAAAAAAACCACTATCAGAATTTGCGGCGGGCACTTTGCCCTTCTAAAACTTCATATATAAATCTAACTAAAACTGAAGAAGAAATACTGGCCAGTTTTGATGAAACAGCCAAAAAAAGTATTAAAAGAAATCAGGCCCAAAAAATTACAATTAAGATTACAGAGTCGCTGGCCGAAATTTACCCGTTATTGCAAGATACCGGTAAAATTAGTAATTTCTTCGTGCAACCGCTTAAAGATTGGCAAAAACAGTGGGGCGGGTTTGGGGAAAAGGCTCAAGTAATTCTCGCTTATAAAAATAATGAACTGTTGGGCGGCAATATGTCACTAATTACCCCGCCGCAGGCTTTTGGGTTATTTTTACCGTCTACTGCCACCGGCCGCACTTATAACATTGCCACCACGCTATTATGGGAGGGTTTAAAATTGGCCAAGAAAAACGGTTGTACTACCTTTGATCTTGATGGTATTTATGACGACCGCTCACACTCCCCCAAAAAATGGTTGGGGTTAACTGCTTTTAAAAGAAAATTTAGGGGTCAAGAAATAGAATTTATTCGTGCCAAAATAAAAATATATGCCTGGTTTTTTAAGCCTTTGGGTTGGTTCGGTCTGGTATAG
- a CDS encoding metal-dependent hydrolase — MNKLRWLFGTFMVAAPDLASGVALSSLMMLLFAQPRIFLVLILNVVLGVFAAISPDLDLLIHVLVLKRPISFDHRLRFHKPILIVLVWLVIAPFSVFYATLVALCILAHFVDDSVGDAQEWGIQVFWPFSNKTVVFCSRKGGEFQLIRFYEPSQFAMPKHEDELDKYYLGLTIKNITTLTWGGVALLLLIVVFARL, encoded by the coding sequence ATGAACAAATTACGTTGGTTGTTCGGAACCTTTATGGTCGCAGCGCCGGATTTGGCTTCAGGCGTGGCATTGTCGTCACTGATGATGTTGCTATTCGCTCAGCCCAGAATCTTTTTGGTGCTAATTCTTAACGTCGTGTTGGGGGTCTTTGCCGCTATTTCACCAGATTTGGATTTGTTGATTCATGTGTTGGTACTTAAGCGGCCAATTTCGTTTGACCATCGGCTTCGGTTTCACAAACCAATTCTGATTGTCTTAGTGTGGTTGGTGATCGCCCCGTTCTCGGTTTTCTACGCAACATTGGTCGCTCTTTGTATCTTGGCGCATTTTGTTGATGATAGCGTTGGGGATGCACAAGAATGGGGGATTCAGGTCTTTTGGCCTTTCAGCAATAAGACGGTTGTATTCTGTAGTCGAAAGGGAGGTGAATTCCAACTGATACGTTTCTACGAACCTTCTCAGTTCGCCATGCCGAAGCACGAAGATGAATTAGATAAGTATTACTTGGGTTTAACAATAAAGAACATTACGACTTTAACTTGGGGCGGAGTGGCTTTACTACTTCTGATTGTTGTCTTTGCCAGACTTTAG
- a CDS encoding cation-translocating P-type ATPase has translation MDQGLTTAQAADILKKTGYNELSQSRIGFLSQIKELISEPMIILLIIGSILYFTLGEISDAVPLLISVVAIILIDIYEERKAKKALEALQQIGSPRAFVLRNGETVHIASREVVVGDYLILNEGDRVAADATLTQVTNLSCEESMLTGESVAVPKLNGAAVFMGTLITTGHGIAQVTATGPKTEIGKIGKSLNEIKIEASPSKKEIGSLVKKIAFIGATLCLSLVVYYGLRQGNWLQGILAGITLAMSVIPEEIPVVLAVFTILGAFRISKKRVLARRSSVIETLGATTVICLDKTGTITQNKMRLSGLYIPGKSYEIVGDNIPNEFAELIKVSVLASGTRTVDPIEKAIHEFGKIPEGWHHQTEVPLNMAVSEIWKDDSGNDLTALKGAPETILDYCLVNLIEREVILIKVVAMAEAGLRTLAVAVSSSEGPRFLGLLGFTDPIRPAIKDAVKMCYSAGIRIVIITGDHPETAKRIALEIGLKNSRNCILGPNLKSLNESQLEKEVKTNNIFARVSPGQKLLLVEALKKSGEVVTMIGDGVNDAPAIKAANIGVAMGEHGTDVARESASLVLLDDNFTSVVDAVRLGRRIYANIRRAIVYVIALHFPIAGMALIPVFLGFPPVFFPIHIAIMELFTDPVSSMVFESQDEEPNIMKKSPRKLSEKMVTSQILISGVIQGLICLGFALLTFGIATSLKLGESEVRTMVIVTLLVINIGVVLANRVWSIDRSLSIFIVASTIFVIISPHVPLVRDFLKLGQISLLHQATAIGIGLLATATLVFIKKIRTIHFVK, from the coding sequence GTGGATCAAGGCCTTACTACTGCCCAGGCAGCCGACATTTTAAAAAAGACCGGTTACAATGAGCTATCCCAAAGCCGGATTGGTTTTTTGTCCCAAATTAAAGAGTTAATATCCGAACCAATGATAATCCTACTAATTATCGGCAGCATCCTCTATTTTACCCTCGGCGAAATTTCCGACGCCGTCCCTCTGCTCATTTCCGTCGTCGCCATCATTTTGATTGATATCTACGAAGAGCGTAAGGCTAAAAAAGCTTTAGAAGCACTGCAGCAAATCGGTAGCCCGCGGGCGTTTGTTTTAAGAAACGGTGAAACAGTCCATATTGCAAGTAGAGAGGTCGTAGTCGGCGATTACCTAATTTTAAATGAAGGTGACCGCGTAGCCGCTGACGCCACTCTTACTCAGGTCACTAACCTTAGTTGTGAAGAGTCAATGCTCACCGGCGAATCCGTTGCAGTGCCAAAGCTAAACGGGGCTGCCGTTTTTATGGGCACTCTAATAACCACCGGGCACGGAATCGCTCAAGTAACCGCTACCGGACCAAAAACGGAAATTGGCAAAATCGGTAAATCACTAAATGAAATCAAGATTGAAGCTTCGCCCTCTAAAAAGGAAATTGGAAGCCTGGTTAAAAAAATCGCCTTTATCGGAGCCACTCTATGTCTGTCTTTAGTCGTTTATTACGGGTTACGTCAAGGCAACTGGCTGCAGGGAATTTTAGCCGGAATCACTTTAGCAATGTCGGTGATCCCGGAGGAAATCCCGGTGGTTCTAGCAGTTTTTACAATCCTCGGAGCCTTCCGAATTTCCAAAAAACGCGTGCTGGCTCGTAGAAGTTCCGTTATTGAAACGCTAGGAGCCACCACCGTTATTTGCCTAGATAAAACAGGCACTATCACTCAAAATAAAATGCGTCTAAGCGGGCTTTATATACCAGGAAAGTCTTATGAAATCGTCGGCGACAATATTCCAAATGAATTCGCGGAATTAATTAAAGTTAGCGTTTTGGCAAGCGGAACTCGCACAGTTGATCCGATCGAAAAAGCCATTCATGAGTTTGGCAAAATTCCAGAGGGTTGGCATCATCAAACTGAAGTACCTTTAAATATGGCAGTATCCGAAATTTGGAAAGATGATTCTGGCAACGATTTGACCGCTCTTAAAGGAGCCCCGGAAACTATTCTTGATTATTGTCTAGTTAATCTAATTGAAAGAGAAGTTATATTAATCAAAGTGGTGGCAATGGCTGAAGCAGGACTCCGAACGCTCGCTGTCGCTGTAAGTAGTTCTGAGGGACCGCGGTTCTTAGGATTACTGGGATTTACCGATCCAATTAGGCCGGCGATAAAGGACGCGGTTAAGATGTGTTATTCAGCCGGAATAAGAATTGTCATCATAACCGGTGATCATCCCGAAACCGCTAAAAGGATCGCTTTGGAAATAGGCCTTAAGAATAGTCGTAATTGCATTTTAGGGCCGAATCTTAAAAGCTTAAACGAATCGCAATTGGAAAAAGAAGTTAAAACAAACAACATTTTTGCCAGGGTGTCGCCTGGCCAAAAGCTGCTCCTGGTGGAAGCGCTTAAAAAAAGTGGCGAAGTGGTCACGATGATTGGTGACGGAGTTAACGACGCACCGGCCATTAAAGCGGCCAACATTGGCGTCGCCATGGGCGAGCACGGTACCGACGTTGCCAGGGAATCGGCTTCCTTGGTGCTCCTTGATGATAATTTTACTTCGGTGGTTGACGCGGTACGGCTGGGGCGCCGCATTTATGCCAACATTCGCCGAGCAATTGTTTATGTTATTGCCCTACACTTTCCGATCGCCGGAATGGCCTTAATACCGGTCTTTCTGGGCTTTCCGCCGGTTTTCTTCCCGATCCATATCGCAATTATGGAGCTATTTACCGATCCAGTGAGTTCCATGGTTTTTGAGTCTCAAGACGAAGAACCAAATATCATGAAGAAATCTCCCCGTAAATTATCCGAAAAAATGGTTACCAGCCAAATCTTAATTTCCGGTGTAATTCAAGGCCTAATCTGCCTAGGCTTCGCCTTACTGACCTTTGGAATTGCGACGAGTTTAAAACTGGGAGAATCTGAGGTAAGAACCATGGTCATTGTGACTCTACTCGTCATTAATATCGGAGTGGTTCTGGCTAACCGAGTCTGGAGTATAGATAGATCATTGTCTATATTTATTGTAGCCTCAACTATATTTGTAATCATCTCCCCGCACGTGCCACTAGTTCGCGACTTTCTAAAACTCGGCCAGATCAGTCTTTTGCATCAAGCAACAGCCATTGGCATCGGCCTGCTAGCGACTGCGACTTTAGTATTTATCAAAAAAATAAGGACGATCCACTTTGTTAAGTAA
- a CDS encoding methyltransferase domain-containing protein, with product MTEEKGLRRLIIDKLYTHSIYKKDPKPTGDVYWDYFLVSRAFLDCDPVSICILGLGGGTAVHYYNRYFRPERIDGIEINSTMIKVAKEYFDLNHPNLKIINQGAVEYMRETSQKYDLILVDLYEGGGQAKNTNSPEFYADMRRCLTEGGLVAVNRFSLHSHKKLNDE from the coding sequence GTGACCGAAGAAAAAGGGCTACGTCGCTTGATAATCGACAAACTTTACACTCACTCTATCTATAAAAAAGACCCCAAACCAACCGGTGATGTTTACTGGGACTATTTTTTAGTGTCTCGAGCTTTTCTTGACTGTGATCCAGTAAGTATCTGTATCCTTGGACTCGGTGGCGGCACCGCGGTTCATTACTACAATCGTTATTTTCGACCGGAGAGAATTGACGGAATAGAAATAAATTCGACCATGATTAAAGTTGCTAAAGAGTATTTTGACCTTAATCATCCAAACCTAAAAATAATAAATCAAGGCGCCGTTGAATACATGCGAGAGACTTCACAAAAGTACGACTTGATCTTAGTGGATTTATACGAAGGGGGCGGCCAAGCCAAGAACACGAATTCACCGGAGTTTTATGCTGATATGCGACGCTGTTTGACTGAAGGAGGTCTAGTCGCCGTTAATCGCTTCTCGCTTCATAGTCATAAAAAACTAAACGACGAGT